The Streptomyces sp. 11x1 genomic sequence ATCAGCCGTGCGACATCGACGAGCCCGCCGATCATCTCCTCGCCGTAAGCCCCGCGCAGCAGCTGCCACAGCCGGACCTCGATCGAGACGTCCTGCACCTTGCGCTGCTTGTCCAGCCACGCCTGCACCTCGGTCAGGTCGAAGAGCGGGCTGTTCACCCCGCCACCGGCGGGCGCGGGAAAGTCGCTGTACCGCCGTCTCCAATTGGAGACGGCGGCGCGAGTGACGCCTGCGAGCCGGGCGATCTCGGCGCCGGTGACCAACGCATTCGTCGATGCCGGGGAGGTATCTGCCATACCCGCCACCGTACACAGCGATCTCGACGGCCATCAACGACCAAGTTCGTTGACGCCGTCAACAAATCCCCCCAAGGGCAGGGCATACTCGCTGTGAATACGTACTCACTCCTCGAACAGCCCCGGACGCCTCTCCCCGCCCTCTCCCTCTGCGCTGGTGGCACGCTCGCGCCGGGAACCGCTGCGCGGCAGTTCATCAAGGAGGCGGGTGACGTCGACACGGCATCCGCGCTCCTGACCTTCGACGACGGCACCCATAGGCGTCATCCCTCCGGCGTCCCGCACACCTTCTTCACGGACCGCTTCGCCGGTGCCTACCGCGCCGAACTCACCGCGTTCACCGAGGTCGTCGCCGGCACCCGTACCTCGCCCTGCACGGTCGCGGACGCCCTGGAGGCCGGCTGGATCGCCGAGGCGGCGACCCTGTCCGTGGCCGAGCGCCGCCCGGTACGGCTGGAGGAGGTACGCAAGGAGGCCTGAACAGCACCGGGGCGCCCGGCACGCCCCCCACCCGGCCCCGGGCATCCCCGGCGTCCGCACCGCCACCGCCCCGGCACCCCACCGCCCCCGCCTCCCGGCGACCCCGACCGCACCGGTCGGAGCGCCGGAGTGCGGGGGCGGATCTACGCTGGAAGGCGGCCGCTGGAAAGCAGCCGCTGGAATCCAGCCCTGGCGGGACGGCTGTCCGGACGGAGGCGTGTTGCGTGGAAATGGCCGACCAGCAGGATGCCCCCACTGCCGCCGTGGTGGTCGACGCGGACGGCGTGGTGAGCGGCTGGAGCGAGGGAGCCACACTGCTGCTGGGCTGGACGGCGGCGGACACCGTCGGGCAACCGGTGGCCGAGCTGCTGGCCGATCCCGTACCGCCCGGCTTCCCGGAGGACCATGGCGTCGGCCCCGACCCCACGGGGTTCGTCCCCCTCCGCCACCGGGACGGTTCCACGCTGGACGCCGTGGTGGCGGTCCACCCCCTGCACGGCACCGACAGCCGGGCGCTGGGCCACGTCCTGACCGTGCAACGCTGGGGGCGCCGCCCGGTGATCGCCGACCGGGCCTTCGAGCAGTGTCCCTTCGCGCTGGGTGTGTACGACCCTGAGCTGCGGTTCCTGTGGATCAACGCCTCCTCCGGCCGGGTGATCGCGCACACCGAGGAGCAGGTGCTCGGCAAGAAGTACCGCGAGGTGCTTCCGGAGTTCGACCGCTCGCTGTTCCCCGAACGGGACGACAAGCCCTACACCGACGCGCTCGCCGAAGTGGCGAGGACGGGCGAGGCCACGCGTCTCATCACCGTCTTCCGCCCGCGCGGCAGTGACTACGCCAATGCCTGGGCCACCAGCATCTGGCCCGTCCGGGACGCCGAGGGCAAGGTCCGCGCGGTCGCCAACTGGGGATTCGACATGAGCGCCGAGTACTGGGCCCGGCAGCGCCTGCTTCTCCTCAACGAGGCCAGCGGCGGAATCGGCCGGACACTCGACGTGATCGGCACGGCCGAGGAGCTGGCCAGGACCCCCGTACCGGGATTCGTCGACCTCGTCACCGTGGACCTCTTCGACGAGGTGCTGCGCGGGGACGAGCCGCCCTCGCCACCCGCGTTCAGCCCCCGCGATGCCCTCACGCTCAGCCGCGCCGCCCGGCACAGCGCGAGGGACGACGACTCCTCCCTCACCGAGCCCCCCAAGCCGGTCAGCCACGCCGCCGGTTCCGTGGCCGCCCGCTGTATGGCCACCGGCAGGTCCACGGTCGAGCTGACCGCGGAGTCCGGGCAGGGCGGCGAATGGGCGTTCGGGCCGGGGCTCGCCGCCGACCCGGCCCACTGGCCGCCGGGAAACCCGGTGGTCGACGAGTCGCTCGCCGAGGACGGACTGACCGGCCGGATCACCGTGCCGCTGCGGGCGCGCGGCGCGCTGCTCGGTGTCGTCGTGTTCTCCCGCCTGGACCGGCCCGAGGCCTTCACCGCCGACGATCTGATCCTCGCCGAGGAGCTGACCGCGAAGGCTGCCGTCGCCATCGACAACGCCCGCCGGTACTCACGCGAGCGCACGACCGCGCTGACCCTGCAGCGCAGTCTGCTGCCGCAGCGGCTGCCGAGCCAGGAGGCGGTCGAGGTGGCCTCCCGCTATCTGCCCGCCGGGACCGGCTCGGAGGTGGGCGGTGACTGGTTCGACGTCATTCCGCTGTCCGGCGCCCGTGTCGCCCTGGTCGTCGGTGATGTCGTGGGGCACGGCCTGCACGCATCGGCCAGCATGGGGCGGCTGCGCACGGCGGTGCGCACCCTCGCCGACGTGGACCTGCCGCCGGACGAGCTGCTCACCCATCTGGACGATCTGGTCCTGCACCTCGCCGGCGACCACCATCCCGGCGGGCACTTCCAGCCGACCGGCGAGTCCGGGGCCACCTGCCTGTACGCCGTCTACGACCCGGTCTCGCGCCGTTTCACGGTGGCGAGCGCCGGCCATCCGCTGCCGCTGGTCGTCTTCCCGGACGGCACCAGCATGCCCGTGCCCGCGCAGCCGGGGCCGCCGCTCGGCATCGGCGGGCTGCCCTTCGAGGCGACCGAGGTGGAGCTCCCCGAGGGCAGTCTGCTCGCCCTGTACACCGACGGCCTGGTGGAGAGCCGCGAACGCGACGTGGACCAGCGGATCGCCGAGCTGCTGAGGGTCCTGAAGCCTTCCGCGACGTCACTGGAGACCCTCTGCGACACGGTGATGGACGCCATGCTCCTGCCCGATCGCCGCACCGACGACGCGGCCCTGCTGCTCGCTCGCACGCACGCGCTGGACCCCCACCATGTCGCCGACTGGGACGTCGAGGCCGACTTCGCGCAGGTGCAGCAGGCCCGGCAGGCGGCCGTCGACCAGGTGGAGGCGTGGGGTCTGGCCGAGGCGGCGTTCATCACCGAACTGGTCGTCAGCGAGCTGGTCACCAACGCCATCAGGTACGGCGAGCCACCGATCCGGCTGCGGCTGATCCGTGACACCTCCCTGATCTGCGAGGTGTCCGACGGCAGCAACACCGCCCCCCATCTACGCCGGGCCCGCGCCTTCGACGAGGGCGGCCGGGGCCTGTTGCTCGTCGCCCAGCTCACGCAGGGGTGGGGCACCCGGCACACCACCGACGGAAAGACGATCTGGTGCGCCCAGACCCTCACCCCTCCGAAGCCTTGACGAGTCCGAGCCGCGATGACCACGATCGCCATGAGCACGAGCCGCGACGAGCACGAGTGCGACCGGTCCTCCGCCGGGCACCGCCTTCTCAGGCGCTGGAGCGGAGAACCAGGCGCGTGGGCAGGATCAGCGGGGTGGGGTCCTGCCCGTTGACGAGCGCGACGAGCATGCGCGCCATCTCCCGTCCGAGAGCCGTTATCGGCTGGTGGACGGTGGTGAGCGGCGGATCGGCGATCCGGGCCACGGCCAGGTCGTCGAACCCGACCACGGCGACATCCTCGGGAACCGGCCGCCCCGCCCCCCGCAAGGTGCGCAGCGCCCCCGCCCCCATGTTGTCGTTGGCGGCGAACACCGCGTCCACATCCGGGTGTTCCGCCAGCAGCGCGGCCATGACGGCGGCCCCGCCGGGCTCCGTGAAGTCACCCTCGTACGGCGGGAACGGTTCGCGCCCGGCGGCCAGCATCGCGTCCCGGTAGCCGCGGTACCGCGCGCGGCTCACCTCGGCGTCCAGCGGCCCGCAGATCGCGGCCACCCGGTTGCGCCCCAGGGAGAGCAGGTACTCGGTGGCCTCGCGCGCTCCGCCCGTGTTGTCGACGTCCACGTACCAGCGCGGGGCCGAACCGACGGGGCGGCCGCCGAACACCACCGGCATCTCCGCCTCCTCGGCTATCCGAGCCAGCGGATCGTTCTCGCGCAGCGCCATCAGCATGACGCCGTCGGCGCCCTTGCCGCGCAGCAGTTCCTCCACCCGTCTGCGGCCCCGGTCGGTCGCGGCCAGGCACAGCATCAGATGCAGGTCGCCCTCCTCCAGTGCGGCCGACGCCCCCACGATCACCTGGGCGAAGAAGGGATCCGCGAAGATCGACGGATCCTCTCCCGAGACGACCAGCGCGGCCGCTCCCGTCTGCCGCGTGGCCAGCGCGCGGGCCGTCGGATTGGGCACGTAGCCGAGCTGTCGGACGGCCCGCTCGACGGCCTCGCGCTTCCCCCGGCTGACGTGCGGCGCGTTGTTGAGGGCGCGGGAGGCCACGGAGCGGGAGACACCCGCGAGTTCTGCCACGGCGTCGAGCGTGGGCTGCCGACGCGGCGGATCGCCCGCCATCACCATATGGACCCCTCCCCCTGGCCGAACACGCCGAAAACTGGGAGCGCTTCCGGCCATAGGGACCGTAGAGCCTCGAACTCGCCCTGTACAGAGGGAGTTTCACGCCTCGACTCTTGACAGTTCTACCAGCCAGCCACACGATACCGACCACACCCCAGAGATTCTCAGTGCAACTGGGAGCGCTTCCAATGGGAGCGCTCCCACCTTCCAGGCACGTCGAACCACCGCACTTCCTCAGCGCGTCGCACGCTCTGGACGAGAGCGTGCGACGCCTCCCTGCCAGGAATTCCGAGGTGATGTCATGCGCCGCAGGCTCCGCGCCCTGATGGCAGCGCTCTGCTCGCTACCGCTCGCGTTCGCCGCCGCTCCGTCCGCCCATGCCGCCGACCCGACCAGCATGACCAGCGGGTTCTATGTGGACCCCGACAACAGCGCGAAGCGGTGGACCGCCGCCAACCCCGGTGACGGCCGGGCGTCCGCGATCAACGCCTCCATCGCGAACACCCCGATGGCCCGCTGGTTCGGCTCGTGGAGCGGCTCGATCGGCACGGCCACGAGTTCGTTCACGGGCGCCGCGGACAGCCGGGACAAGCTGCCCATCCTCGTCGCGTACAACGTCTACAACCGCGACTACTGCGGCGGGCACTCCGCGGGCGGCGCCTCCTCGCCGTCCGCCTACGCGAGCTGGATCTCCCAGTTCGCCGGTGGCATCGGCAACCGTCCGGCCCTGGTGATCCTGGAGCCGGACTCGCTCGGGGACTACGGCTGCATGAACCAGGCGCAGATAGCCGAGCGCCAGAGCATGCTCAGCGGCGCCGTCTCCCAGTTCAACCGCCAGGCCCCCAACACCTGGGTCTACATGGACGCCGGCAACCCCGCCTGGACGGACGCCGCGACCATGGCCAAGCGGCTGCACGAGGCGGGCCTGCGGCAGGCCCACGGCTTCTCGCTGAACATCTCCAACTACCTCACCACGGGCGAGAACACCGCCTACGGCAACGCGGTGAACAGCCAGCTGAGTGCCCGCTACGGCTACACCAAGCCGTTCGTCGTGGACACCAGCCGCAACGGCAACGGCTCCAACGGCCAGTGGTGCAACCCCTCGGGCCGCCGCATCGGCCCCGCCACCCAGATGGGCGGCGGCGCCGAGATGCTGCTGTGGATCAAGGTGCCGGGCGAGTCGGACGGCAACTGCGGCGTCGGCTCCGGCTCCTCGGCCGGTCAGTTCCTGCCCGAGGTCGCCTACAAGATGATCTACGGCTACTGACCACGGCCGCCGACCCGCCGCTCCAGGACTCCGTGGCCCGGTCCACTCGCCCCGCGACCGGGCCACGGGCTCGACGTCAGCCGGAAGGCCTCGCCGTCAGCCGGGTGAGGTCTCGACGTCAGCCGGAAGAGGTCTCCTCCAGCTTCTCGAAGAAGAACTCGTGCTTCAGGAAAGAGACGTCGTACTCGTGACCGGACCGGGGCGGCAGGAGCTGAGACGCCTGGAAGAGGCGCCACCCGTCGAGCAGCGCGTCGAGCCCCGTCGGGTAGGGCGGCTCGTCGCTGTCTCCCGCCGTCGGACGGGTCCGGCCGGTGCCGTCGTACCGGGACCAGCCCACGACCGGCGAGTCGAGCGCCGAGGTCGACAGATACAGGACCAGGACCTGTTGCCTCATGCGTGGCTCCTCAGGGCGGGCCGGTTGCTGACGCGCGTGACCCAGTACTCGACGTCGAACGACTCGTCACCGGTCAGGGCCCGCCACAGCAGGACCCGGTTGTAGATCTCCAGTCGGCCGGTGGCCTGCTCGTACCACGGGAAGTGGGTGTCCAACTCCGCCGTGACGGCCGGGTCGTGCAGGTCGCCGGTGTCCCACAGGCGCACCTGCGGCACGGTCGGGTTGAGGCGCAGCTTGTACATGAAGCGGCGGCGCGCGGAGTCGTTGCGGCGGCCGCCGTGCCAGATGCCGTGGTGCACGAGGACGACCGTGCCGGCCGGGCAGGTCAGCCGGGTCTGCCCCCGCAGGTTCTGGACGCGGCCGATGTCCGTCTCGTTGATCCGGCGCAGATGGCTGCCGGGCACGCTGAGGGTGCCGCCCATCTCGGCGGTCACCTCGTGCGGGTAGTACATGAGCTGGAGGTCGAACGCGTCCGGCCGTACGTCGATGATCGCGTCCGCGTGCAGGTCCTGCGCGTGGCCCTCGTGGGGCTCGCGGACGTGCACGGCCTGGTGGTCGACGGTCGGTCCGGGTCCGACCAGACTCTCCACGGCACCGGCGACGACCGGCAGTTCGAGCAGCGCGTGGACGAAGGTGTCGGGCGGGAACGCCGCGCTCAGCGGGGTGCCGTACGGCACTCCCGGCAGGCCCTCGGCCAGCGCGGCGACGGCCCGTTCGTTGATGTCCGGCGGCACCACCCCGTCCAGGCGCAGGAATCCCTGCGCGACGAAGCGGGCCACCTGAACCGAGGTCAGGAGGTGCTTGCTGGTAGGCATACGACGAACCTACGGACCACCCCCCGCCCTGTAGTGGGCTGAAATCTTCCTGTGGTGGTCCATTTTCGCGACCGGCAACCGGCGCGGCCGGTGGGCGCCCCGAACGGGAGGCGCCCACCGCCGTGGACCACGCGGACTAGGCGGAGTACGCGGTGAGGTCCGCCTGTCGGTGTCCCTGGCGTCCCTCGTGCCCCTCGTGTCCCACGAACCCCACGAACCGCGACCATCCCGCCCGTCCGACCGCGAAGTGCGGCTGGGTCACGTCCTTGGAGTCACGTACGCACACGGCCTGTCCGGTGACGGCGACTTCGACGCAACTGTCACCCTGGCTGCCGCTGTAGCTTGACTTGAACCACGCCAGTTCCGTCGTGCTCATAGGTCCAGTTCCCCTCGGAGTCGCTCCAGCAGCGCCCGGGAATCCTTGGCATTCAGGGCCTGCGAGCGCAGTGTGTCATAGCGCTGGTGGAGCAGGCTCACCTCTTTCGAGTCGGAGATCAGACGGCCGTTCTGCTGTCCCTCGGAGTACGCGAGCCGCTGCCCCTGCGGCGTCTCCAACAACTGCACGGGCCCGTCGAGGCACGCGTGCAACCCGGCCTCCAACGGCACGATCTGGAGCGTCACATTGCGGGGCGTGCTCAGCTCCAGCACATGGTCGAGCATCCCCCGCATCCGCACGTCGTCGCCGAACCGCCGCCGGAACACATGCTCCTCGACGATGAAGCTGAACGGTGTCGTCGGCCGCTCGAACAGCATCCGCTGACACTCCATCCGGCGGTCCATGAAGCTGTCCAGCCGGTCGTCCGGGGTCACCGGGACGGTCCCCTCGAAGACCGCCCGCGCGTAGTCCCGTGACTGCAACAGGCCCGGCACCAGCCTGCATTCGTACGTGCACAGGCTCACCGCGACCCGCTCCAGCCGGGCCCACTGGCGGAACCAGGCCGCCAGGCCCACGTCCCCCCGCCCCCGCGTCACATACTGTGACGACTTGCGCAAGGCCCCGGTGTTGCCCAGCAGTTCGTCGGCCCGCCGCACGTAGTTCGCGTCCGGCATCCGACGTCCCTGCTCCACCGATTCCACCGTGTGCCGGGAGAAGCGGACGAGATCCGCGAACTCCGCCCGGCTGTAGCCCGCGTGCTCGCGCAGCGCCTGTGTCACGGCGCCCCATGTCCGCAGACTGTCCGAGGGATCGGGTTCGCGGTCCACCGCCGTCCCCTCGTCGGCCACTGCCTCGTCGTAGTCGTTGCTCATGCCGCCGCCCGTCATCCGCGGCCACCTCCGGTCTTCGTGCGCTGTGGCCCCCATGCCCCGACGCCACCCACAGTGACGGGAAGACGTGCGTACTGTCCACAGAACGTGCCCGTACGCTGACGCAGCGTACGGGCGCAGGTGACGCTCGCGCAGGTGGCCGCCCCCCGACGGTCACCGGCGCGAGTCCGTCAGGAGATGGGTGGCACGTCCTTGCAGTCGGGCACGCCCGCCAGCCAGGCCGGGCCCTTGATGTAGATGTTGGTGACCCAGGCCCGGTAGTCCGGCAGGTAGGACCAGACGTCGTTCTCGTAGCCCTCCGCCCGGACCAGCTCCGCGTGCTTCTGGCAGTACACGCGGATGGTGGTCGAGTACGGGAAGGCATAGACGCGGTCGGCCCCGAGGCTGGGCAGGGCCTTGGTCCAGACGCCGGTGCCCCACGTCTGGTGGATGTGGCCGGTGGGTTCGCCGGTGTTGACGCGGACGGCGCCGAAGTAGGTGCTGCCCAGCCGGACGTCACTCACCATCAGCTTGGTGCCGGACTGCCTGGCCTCGACCATCTTGCCCGCGCCGAGGTAGATGGCGATGTGCTGCATGTCCGTCGAGTCCTTGCCGTAGGCGAGGAGATCGCCGGGCAGCAGCGGGGCGAGGCCCTGGGCGGCGGTGAAGCGGGCGGCGGCGCGGTGTGTGTAGAACTGCTGGCTGGCGACGCCGTTGAGGATGTCCCTGCCACCGGTGGCCTGGGCGTACGCGTACCGGACCAGGCCGGAGCAGTCGAACCCGCGCCGCTCGGGGTCGTGTTCGCTGGCGGGGTCGGAGGGGTCGACCTGCCCGTAGGTGGCCCCGGGTGTGGCCCCGTGGCCACCGCCCCAGGTGTACCAGGTGCCCGCGGCGACCTCGGCGCAGGCGGCGGCGATCGCCCGCTCGGCGGCGGCGGAGGCGCCGGACGCGAGAGGTCGGCAGTCACCGGCGGCGGGGGCGGCGGGTGCCGCCGAGGCCGTGGACACCGGCGCCCAGAAGAGCAGCGCCATGAGGGCGATCAGTGTGCGGATGACATTGGTCCGGCTCACCATGCCGGAACCCCCGTTTCCTGTTGGTCTCTTCGGTCTCGTCGGTCTCGTCGGTCTCGAACGAACTCGTGATGGTCGGGCAGCAGCCTGGCCGACCACCACCCCGCTCGTCGAGATCCGGGTGTAGCCCCGTCCCACCGGGCAACGGGAAACACTTGGGAAACCCCTTCCGAGCAGGGCGATTGCCGAACGGTCCGCACAGTCGCCGCGTGTCGCTCAGTCACGCCCGCACGTCGGTGGGTCCGCCGGGACGGAAACCTGGGGCAGCAGTGCCGCGCGCTCCTCGGCGCCGATGTCGGCGCGCAACCGGCAGATGTCCGCCAGCCGGGAGCCGGGGTCGAGGTTCCACAGCCGTACGGTGCCGTCGGTGCTGCTGCTGGCCACGGTCCGCCCGTCGGGGGCGAAGTCCACGCCCCACACCGC encodes the following:
- a CDS encoding glycoside hydrolase family 6 protein, with the translated sequence MRRRLRALMAALCSLPLAFAAAPSAHAADPTSMTSGFYVDPDNSAKRWTAANPGDGRASAINASIANTPMARWFGSWSGSIGTATSSFTGAADSRDKLPILVAYNVYNRDYCGGHSAGGASSPSAYASWISQFAGGIGNRPALVILEPDSLGDYGCMNQAQIAERQSMLSGAVSQFNRQAPNTWVYMDAGNPAWTDAATMAKRLHEAGLRQAHGFSLNISNYLTTGENTAYGNAVNSQLSARYGYTKPFVVDTSRNGNGSNGQWCNPSGRRIGPATQMGGGAEMLLWIKVPGESDGNCGVGSGSSAGQFLPEVAYKMIYGY
- a CDS encoding helix-turn-helix transcriptional regulator; this encodes MSNDYDEAVADEGTAVDREPDPSDSLRTWGAVTQALREHAGYSRAEFADLVRFSRHTVESVEQGRRMPDANYVRRADELLGNTGALRKSSQYVTRGRGDVGLAAWFRQWARLERVAVSLCTYECRLVPGLLQSRDYARAVFEGTVPVTPDDRLDSFMDRRMECQRMLFERPTTPFSFIVEEHVFRRRFGDDVRMRGMLDHVLELSTPRNVTLQIVPLEAGLHACLDGPVQLLETPQGQRLAYSEGQQNGRLISDSKEVSLLHQRYDTLRSQALNAKDSRALLERLRGELDL
- a CDS encoding phytanoyl-CoA dioxygenase family protein; its protein translation is MPTSKHLLTSVQVARFVAQGFLRLDGVVPPDINERAVAALAEGLPGVPYGTPLSAAFPPDTFVHALLELPVVAGAVESLVGPGPTVDHQAVHVREPHEGHAQDLHADAIIDVRPDAFDLQLMYYPHEVTAEMGGTLSVPGSHLRRINETDIGRVQNLRGQTRLTCPAGTVVLVHHGIWHGGRRNDSARRRFMYKLRLNPTVPQVRLWDTGDLHDPAVTAELDTHFPWYEQATGRLEIYNRVLLWRALTGDESFDVEYWVTRVSNRPALRSHA
- a CDS encoding C40 family peptidase yields the protein MVSRTNVIRTLIALMALLFWAPVSTASAAPAAPAAGDCRPLASGASAAAERAIAAACAEVAAGTWYTWGGGHGATPGATYGQVDPSDPASEHDPERRGFDCSGLVRYAYAQATGGRDILNGVASQQFYTHRAAARFTAAQGLAPLLPGDLLAYGKDSTDMQHIAIYLGAGKMVEARQSGTKLMVSDVRLGSTYFGAVRVNTGEPTGHIHQTWGTGVWTKALPSLGADRVYAFPYSTTIRVYCQKHAELVRAEGYENDVWSYLPDYRAWVTNIYIKGPAWLAGVPDCKDVPPIS
- a CDS encoding LacI family DNA-binding transcriptional regulator, translated to MAGDPPRRQPTLDAVAELAGVSRSVASRALNNAPHVSRGKREAVERAVRQLGYVPNPTARALATRQTGAAALVVSGEDPSIFADPFFAQVIVGASAALEEGDLHLMLCLAATDRGRRRVEELLRGKGADGVMLMALRENDPLARIAEEAEMPVVFGGRPVGSAPRWYVDVDNTGGAREATEYLLSLGRNRVAAICGPLDAEVSRARYRGYRDAMLAAGREPFPPYEGDFTEPGGAAVMAALLAEHPDVDAVFAANDNMGAGALRTLRGAGRPVPEDVAVVGFDDLAVARIADPPLTTVHQPITALGREMARMLVALVNGQDPTPLILPTRLVLRSSA
- a CDS encoding SpoIIE family protein phosphatase; the encoded protein is MADQQDAPTAAVVVDADGVVSGWSEGATLLLGWTAADTVGQPVAELLADPVPPGFPEDHGVGPDPTGFVPLRHRDGSTLDAVVAVHPLHGTDSRALGHVLTVQRWGRRPVIADRAFEQCPFALGVYDPELRFLWINASSGRVIAHTEEQVLGKKYREVLPEFDRSLFPERDDKPYTDALAEVARTGEATRLITVFRPRGSDYANAWATSIWPVRDAEGKVRAVANWGFDMSAEYWARQRLLLLNEASGGIGRTLDVIGTAEELARTPVPGFVDLVTVDLFDEVLRGDEPPSPPAFSPRDALTLSRAARHSARDDDSSLTEPPKPVSHAAGSVAARCMATGRSTVELTAESGQGGEWAFGPGLAADPAHWPPGNPVVDESLAEDGLTGRITVPLRARGALLGVVVFSRLDRPEAFTADDLILAEELTAKAAVAIDNARRYSRERTTALTLQRSLLPQRLPSQEAVEVASRYLPAGTGSEVGGDWFDVIPLSGARVALVVGDVVGHGLHASASMGRLRTAVRTLADVDLPPDELLTHLDDLVLHLAGDHHPGGHFQPTGESGATCLYAVYDPVSRRFTVASAGHPLPLVVFPDGTSMPVPAQPGPPLGIGGLPFEATEVELPEGSLLALYTDGLVESRERDVDQRIAELLRVLKPSATSLETLCDTVMDAMLLPDRRTDDAALLLARTHALDPHHVADWDVEADFAQVQQARQAAVDQVEAWGLAEAAFITELVVSELVTNAIRYGEPPIRLRLIRDTSLICEVSDGSNTAPHLRRARAFDEGGRGLLLVAQLTQGWGTRHTTDGKTIWCAQTLTPPKP